The following are encoded together in the Streptomyces tsukubensis genome:
- a CDS encoding rodlin: MIKKVMAAAAVAASIVGASAAIAPQAFAVGDDGNTTSLSGNGAKTAFGNSATAGNQSPQLTLVQGTLNKLCVGLPAKVNVGSLIGLVPVTVQDLNVLSSPQNQQCAENSTQAKGDEPLSHVLDNIPVLSSNGVANR; the protein is encoded by the coding sequence ATGATCAAGAAGGTTATGGCCGCCGCCGCGGTAGCCGCCTCCATCGTGGGCGCCTCCGCCGCGATCGCCCCGCAGGCGTTCGCGGTCGGCGACGACGGCAACACGACCTCCCTCAGCGGCAACGGCGCCAAGACGGCGTTCGGCAACTCGGCGACCGCCGGCAACCAGAGCCCCCAGCTCACCCTGGTCCAGGGCACCCTGAACAAGCTCTGCGTCGGCCTGCCCGCCAAGGTCAACGTCGGCTCCCTGATCGGCCTCGTGCCGGTCACGGTCCAGGACCTCAACGTCCTGTCCTCGCCGCAGAACCAGCAGTGCGCCGAGAACTCCACCCAGGCCAAGGGCGACGAGCCGCTGTCGCACGTCCTGGACAACATCCCGGTCCTGTCGTCGAACGGCGTCGCCAACCGCTAG
- a CDS encoding rodlin — protein MIKKVMSVAAVAASILGATAAVAPQALAVGDGSDTTSLSGNGARQIYGNSATYGNMSPQMALIQGSLNKPCIGLPAKLNVGSLIGLVPITVQDLNVLSSPQNQQCTENSTQVKGDEPLSHILDNIPVLSANGTNNR, from the coding sequence GTGATCAAGAAGGTTATGTCAGTCGCGGCCGTCGCCGCCTCCATCCTCGGCGCCACCGCCGCCGTCGCTCCGCAGGCGCTCGCCGTCGGTGACGGCAGCGACACCACTTCGCTGAGCGGCAACGGTGCCCGGCAGATCTACGGCAACTCCGCCACGTACGGCAACATGAGCCCGCAGATGGCGCTCATCCAGGGCTCGCTGAACAAGCCCTGCATCGGCCTGCCCGCCAAGCTCAACGTCGGCTCCCTGATCGGCCTCGTGCCGATCACGGTCCAGGACCTCAACGTCCTGTCCTCGCCGCAGAACCAGCAGTGCACCGAGAACTCGACCCAGGTCAAGGGCGACGAGCCGCTGTCGCACATCCTGGACAACATCCCGGTCCTCTCGGCCAACGGCACCAACAACCGCTGA
- a CDS encoding chaplin yields the protein MQLKKSAALIAGVVMAMGAASPAFADAGAEGAAVGSPGVLSGNVVQVPVHVPINLCGNSIDVIALLNPSFGNTCLNK from the coding sequence ATGCAGCTCAAGAAGAGTGCCGCGCTCATCGCCGGTGTGGTCATGGCCATGGGTGCCGCTTCGCCCGCGTTCGCAGACGCGGGTGCCGAGGGAGCCGCTGTCGGTTCCCCGGGCGTCCTGTCCGGCAACGTCGTGCAGGTGCCGGTCCACGTGCCGATCAACCTGTGCGGCAACTCGATCGACGTCATCGCGCTGCTGAACCCGAGCTTCGGGAACACCTGCCTCAACAAGTGA
- a CDS encoding NAD(P)-binding domain-containing protein, which translates to MYDLVVVGAGPYGLSIASHATAAGLRTRVFGRPMASWRDHMPSGMFLKSEPWASNLSDPQGRYGLDAYCALRGGEARHGEPIPVDTFASYGLWFARQAVPTVDERTVTLVVPRPGGFGVVTEDGETFTARTVALAVGVMPFVEIPPALHPLTPDVASHSSHHSDLSRFKGQDVTVIGGGQAALETAALLAEQGTRARVLARSPALSWNTTPLPWERGLIERLRAPHSGLGAGWRNWFYSEMPGAFRQFPAPTRARIAATALGPAGAWWVRDRVESAVEITLGHEVTHAARERGRVRLDLVGRATGTRTVLHTDHVIAATGFAPAAGRLTLLDDETREGLVTSADDGSPEVGAAFESSYPGLFMAGLVTASSFGPSMRFVHGARYTAGRLVRGVRRRLRATPLGENVPRPATAPRYESTGPVAAAGHAEG; encoded by the coding sequence ATGTACGACCTGGTGGTAGTAGGCGCAGGCCCCTACGGGCTGTCCATCGCCTCGCACGCCACGGCGGCCGGGCTCAGAACGCGGGTCTTCGGGCGGCCCATGGCGTCCTGGCGCGACCACATGCCGAGCGGCATGTTCCTCAAGTCCGAGCCGTGGGCGTCGAACCTCTCCGACCCACAGGGCCGCTACGGCCTGGACGCGTACTGCGCGCTGCGCGGCGGCGAGGCACGGCACGGCGAGCCGATCCCCGTCGACACCTTCGCCTCGTACGGCCTGTGGTTCGCCCGCCAGGCCGTACCGACCGTCGACGAACGCACGGTCACCCTGGTCGTGCCCCGTCCCGGGGGCTTCGGTGTGGTCACCGAGGACGGGGAGACGTTCACGGCGAGGACGGTGGCGCTCGCCGTCGGTGTCATGCCCTTCGTGGAGATCCCGCCCGCGCTGCACCCCCTCACCCCCGACGTGGCCTCGCACAGCAGCCACCACAGTGACCTGAGCCGCTTCAAGGGCCAGGACGTGACGGTGATCGGCGGCGGCCAGGCGGCGCTGGAGACGGCCGCGCTCCTCGCCGAGCAGGGCACCCGCGCCCGTGTGCTCGCCCGCTCGCCCGCCCTGTCCTGGAACACCACCCCGCTGCCCTGGGAGCGTGGCCTCATCGAACGGCTGCGCGCCCCGCACAGCGGTCTCGGCGCGGGCTGGCGCAACTGGTTCTACTCGGAGATGCCGGGCGCCTTCCGGCAGTTCCCCGCCCCCACCCGGGCCAGGATCGCCGCGACCGCCCTCGGCCCGGCCGGCGCCTGGTGGGTACGGGACAGGGTCGAGTCGGCCGTCGAGATCACCCTCGGCCACGAGGTGACCCACGCGGCCCGCGAACGGGGCCGCGTCAGGCTGGACCTGGTCGGGCGCGCGACCGGCACGAGGACGGTGCTGCACACCGACCACGTCATCGCCGCCACCGGCTTCGCTCCGGCGGCCGGCCGCCTCACCCTGCTGGACGACGAGACCAGGGAAGGACTCGTCACCTCGGCCGACGACGGCTCGCCCGAGGTCGGCGCCGCCTTCGAATCGTCGTATCCGGGGCTGTTCATGGCCGGTCTGGTCACGGCCTCGTCGTTCGGCCCCTCGATGCGTTTCGTGCACGGCGCCCGCTATACGGCGGGCAGGCTGGTGCGCGGCGTACGGCGCAGGCTGCGCGCGACCCCTCTGGGCGAGAACGTCCCACGCCCCGCCACCGCCCCCCGCTACGAGTCGACGGGCCCGGTCGCGGCGGCCGGGCACGCCGAGGGCTGA
- a CDS encoding GNAT family N-acetyltransferase, which translates to MTHQHTISRTPVLPGGQVQGREGPGGRAPGRRQAPPALTARWCSDPEGFGALAPAWRRLHRACPAATPFQSHAWLYSWWQSYGRPGRLRVLVVEREGVLVAAAPLTLTHRPFPVLVPLGGEISDFADVLIDESCAREAARALADALADAARTAVIDLREVRPGGAAERLAALWRGPSRQLPDSACLELPAVSMDGLLGRLPSSTAQRFRAKLRKLDALAIESGPVTGDEVPEAVRTLLGLHRLQWQGRKVTPEHLQPRFRDHLVRSVRAMVLAGEAVLTEYRLEGEVVAVDVTLLSPSLAGGYLYGADPRLRSRKADVATMLLRTCAGYAAQGGHTTLSLLRGNEPYKHHWRPEPVANQRILLARRRTAVALWTLTGRAALRRRATAALRTHRERRAGPRQ; encoded by the coding sequence ATGACGCACCAGCACACGATCAGCCGCACCCCCGTACTCCCCGGCGGACAGGTACAGGGCCGCGAGGGCCCCGGCGGGCGCGCCCCCGGCCGGCGGCAGGCTCCGCCCGCCCTCACCGCGCGATGGTGCAGTGACCCGGAGGGGTTCGGCGCCCTGGCCCCCGCCTGGCGGCGGCTGCACCGCGCCTGCCCCGCCGCCACCCCGTTCCAGAGCCACGCGTGGCTGTACTCCTGGTGGCAGTCGTACGGCAGGCCGGGGCGGCTGCGGGTCCTCGTCGTCGAGCGGGAGGGGGTCCTGGTGGCGGCGGCGCCGCTCACCCTCACCCACCGGCCGTTCCCCGTGCTGGTGCCGCTCGGCGGCGAGATCTCCGACTTCGCCGACGTACTGATCGACGAGAGCTGCGCGCGGGAGGCGGCGCGGGCCCTCGCGGACGCCCTCGCCGACGCGGCGAGGACGGCCGTGATCGATCTGCGGGAGGTACGTCCCGGCGGCGCGGCCGAACGGCTGGCCGCCCTCTGGAGGGGCCCCAGCAGACAACTGCCCGACTCCGCCTGTCTCGAACTGCCCGCCGTGTCCATGGACGGTCTCCTCGGCCGGCTGCCCTCGTCCACGGCCCAGCGCTTCCGCGCCAAGCTCCGTAAACTCGACGCCCTCGCCATCGAGAGCGGGCCGGTCACGGGCGACGAGGTGCCCGAGGCCGTCCGCACCCTCCTCGGCCTGCACCGGTTGCAGTGGCAGGGCCGCAAGGTGACGCCGGAACACCTCCAGCCGCGCTTCCGCGACCACCTGGTCCGCTCGGTACGGGCCATGGTCCTCGCGGGGGAGGCGGTGCTCACCGAATACCGCCTCGAAGGCGAGGTGGTCGCGGTCGACGTCACCCTGCTCTCACCCTCACTCGCGGGCGGCTACCTCTACGGCGCCGATCCCCGCCTCCGCTCCCGCAAGGCCGATGTCGCCACGATGCTGCTGCGCACCTGCGCCGGGTACGCGGCGCAGGGCGGCCACACGACGCTGAGCCTGCTGCGCGGCAACGAGCCCTACAAACACCACTGGCGCCCCGAGCCCGTCGCCAACCAGCGCATCCTCCTGGCCAGGCGCCGCACCGCCGTGGCCCTGTGGACCCTGACGGGCCGGGCCGCTCTGCGCCGCAGGGCCACCGCCGCGCTGCGCACCCACAGGGAACGGCGGGCCGGTCCACGTCAGTGA
- a CDS encoding YveK family protein, with protein MTETTDTTGRPTTHDDTLAGRARSRLVRLSAGALLAGGVLAGAGAGALYGLLAPAEYAATSYVLASPTGKSDPATALGFAQAYGRVATQVAVLGDAQVGAGVPVSTLRDSVTAQTSPDAPMIAITATAEEAERAAEISNAVARSLTVNAGHSEDNTHVKLLALSRAVPPAEPTSATAPLTALVGGCAGGLLGGLALLVRPRTAAGVPARAAETAAVPGPSHAAESRKKAAR; from the coding sequence ATGACAGAAACCACCGACACCACCGGTCGGCCCACCACCCACGACGACACCCTCGCGGGCCGCGCCCGCTCCCGGCTCGTACGGCTCTCCGCGGGCGCCCTGCTCGCGGGCGGCGTCCTCGCGGGCGCGGGCGCCGGGGCGCTCTACGGCCTGCTGGCCCCCGCCGAGTACGCCGCCACCAGCTATGTGCTCGCCTCCCCGACGGGCAAGTCCGACCCCGCGACCGCCCTCGGCTTCGCCCAGGCGTACGGCAGGGTCGCCACCCAGGTCGCCGTCCTCGGTGACGCGCAGGTCGGCGCGGGCGTCCCCGTCAGTACCCTGCGCGACAGCGTCACCGCGCAGACCTCGCCCGACGCCCCGATGATCGCCATCACCGCGACGGCGGAGGAGGCGGAGCGCGCGGCCGAGATCTCCAACGCCGTCGCCCGCTCCCTCACCGTCAACGCGGGGCACAGCGAGGACAACACCCACGTGAAGCTGCTCGCCCTGTCCCGCGCGGTACCCCCGGCCGAGCCCACCTCCGCCACGGCGCCGCTGACCGCGCTGGTCGGCGGCTGCGCGGGCGGCCTGCTCGGCGGCCTCGCCCTGCTGGTACGGCCGCGCACCGCCGCGGGAGTACCGGCGCGGGCGGCGGAGACCGCGGCCGTGCCTGGCCCCTCGCACGCCGCCGAGTCACGGAAGAAGGCAGCCAGATGA
- a CDS encoding glycoside hydrolase family 26 protein, which translates to MNFGPEGVRRIGELEKWLDGTELRVGHTYLPGDLWSNIEGKPGFLADWATWRRAADDRMFVLNVPMLERNEDHVPDEVVRARLRAGAAGAYDAHFTALAKRLVDLKVPDTVIVLGWEMNGNTYTHRCGPDPGAWKKYWSRIVTAMRAVPGQKFKFDFAPTRGRDAIPWTDCYPGDDSVDIIGMDSYDQPENMPFDKQISEPYGLQQQVDFAKAHGKEISYPEWGLFASGDNPGYMRHMLNWIDEHKPLYSTISDYCPHGVWQCTKNPRSSVVYRSVLSGRKEPGGVKDPSATPSPAPFPSATPPAAPAASPHPVTTGPPKGCVPVELGDWAEYWLGGKLCVRLDWWREK; encoded by the coding sequence TTGAATTTCGGGCCTGAGGGGGTACGGCGTATCGGCGAGCTGGAGAAGTGGCTCGACGGTACGGAGCTGCGGGTCGGGCACACCTATCTGCCGGGTGACCTGTGGTCCAACATCGAGGGGAAGCCGGGGTTCCTCGCGGACTGGGCCACCTGGCGGCGGGCGGCGGACGACCGGATGTTCGTGCTGAACGTTCCGATGCTGGAGCGCAACGAGGACCACGTCCCTGACGAGGTGGTGCGCGCCCGGCTGCGTGCGGGGGCCGCCGGTGCCTACGACGCCCATTTCACGGCGTTGGCGAAGCGGCTCGTCGATCTCAAGGTTCCCGACACGGTGATCGTGCTCGGCTGGGAAATGAACGGAAACACCTACACGCATCGCTGCGGGCCCGATCCCGGCGCCTGGAAGAAGTACTGGAGCAGAATCGTCACCGCGATGCGCGCGGTTCCCGGGCAGAAGTTCAAGTTCGACTTCGCGCCGACCCGTGGACGTGACGCCATCCCCTGGACGGACTGTTATCCGGGCGACGATTCCGTGGACATCATCGGTATGGACTCGTACGACCAGCCGGAGAACATGCCGTTCGACAAGCAGATTTCCGAACCGTACGGGCTTCAGCAGCAGGTCGATTTCGCCAAGGCCCACGGAAAGGAGATCTCCTACCCGGAGTGGGGGCTTTTCGCGAGCGGCGACAACCCCGGTTACATGCGGCACATGCTGAACTGGATCGACGAGCACAAGCCGCTCTACAGCACGATCAGCGACTACTGCCCGCACGGCGTGTGGCAGTGCACGAAGAACCCGAGGTCGTCGGTGGTCTACCGCTCCGTGCTCTCCGGGCGCAAGGAGCCGGGCGGGGTCAAGGACCCGTCCGCGACGCCCTCGCCCGCGCCGTTCCCCTCGGCCACGCCCCCTGCCGCTCCTGCCGCGTCCCCGCACCCCGTGACCACGGGGCCTCCGAAGGGCTGTGTGCCGGTGGAGCTGGGCGACTGGGCCGAGTACTGGCTCGGCGGCAAGCTCTGTGTGCGCCTCGACTGGTGGCGGGAGAAGTAG
- a CDS encoding chaplin gives MRHALSKGMLTAAAATSILSLNGSYALAASQADAVAAGSPGVLSGNNVQASLDVPVNACGNTVDVVALLNPAFGNGCANNPVPVHDAHAERPEAPRPAPHHAPPAQHHAAPHHAAPHDEQVREAPRHASAKKHAAKPAHAAPAPRADRAPEQHPAPRADHAPKHSAPKHRAPAPAQHRAPAPAPAQHRAPAPAPVQDRAGHHGGKAAHHSHDASSAARGEAVGSPGVLSGNLLQAPLDIPLNVCGNTVDVVGLLNPVFGNSCANTDTPQRPTPPKPPTHHEEVPPPPHHEPQTEPPRTPADDTKVAHFEFHEARKPVAPAVHRAVVPAPRAELAETGSGMSLLAAGGASAALLVGGSILYRRGAVAARR, from the coding sequence ATGCGCCATGCCCTCAGCAAAGGCATGCTGACCGCCGCCGCGGCGACCAGCATCCTTTCCCTGAACGGCTCGTACGCCCTCGCCGCGTCCCAAGCGGACGCCGTGGCGGCGGGCTCTCCCGGAGTTCTGTCGGGAAACAACGTTCAGGCCTCGCTGGATGTCCCGGTGAACGCCTGCGGCAACACCGTGGACGTCGTCGCCCTGCTCAACCCGGCCTTCGGCAACGGCTGCGCCAACAACCCGGTGCCGGTCCACGACGCGCACGCCGAGCGGCCCGAAGCACCTCGGCCCGCCCCGCACCACGCGCCGCCGGCCCAGCACCACGCCGCACCGCACCACGCGGCACCGCACGACGAGCAGGTCCGCGAGGCTCCTCGCCACGCGTCCGCGAAGAAGCACGCCGCCAAGCCCGCCCACGCTGCGCCCGCCCCCAGGGCGGATCGCGCGCCCGAACAGCACCCGGCCCCCAGGGCGGACCACGCACCGAAGCACTCCGCCCCCAAGCACCGCGCCCCGGCCCCGGCGCAGCACCGCGCACCCGCGCCCGCCCCGGCGCAGCACCGCGCACCCGCGCCCGCCCCGGTCCAGGACCGTGCGGGTCACCACGGTGGCAAGGCGGCGCACCACTCCCACGACGCCTCCTCGGCCGCCCGTGGCGAGGCCGTCGGTTCACCCGGCGTGCTCAGTGGCAACCTTCTCCAGGCGCCCCTGGACATCCCGCTGAACGTGTGCGGCAACACGGTCGACGTCGTGGGTCTGCTGAACCCCGTCTTCGGCAACTCCTGTGCGAACACGGACACTCCGCAGCGGCCGACGCCGCCGAAGCCTCCGACGCACCACGAGGAGGTTCCCCCGCCGCCGCACCACGAGCCGCAGACGGAGCCGCCGCGCACCCCGGCCGACGACACCAAGGTCGCCCACTTCGAGTTCCACGAGGCGCGCAAGCCCGTGGCGCCCGCCGTGCACCGGGCCGTCGTGCCCGCGCCCCGCGCGGAACTGGCGGAGACGGGCTCCGGTATGTCGCTGCTCGCGGCGGGCGGCGCCAGCGCGGCCCTGCTCGTCGGCGGCTCCATCCTCTACCGCAGGGGCGCCGTGGCCGCGCGGCGCTGA
- a CDS encoding glycosyltransferase → MKVLHIITGLGVGGAEQQLRLLAPRLPARCEVVTLTNPGPVARGLREDGVPVTHLGMAGNRDIGSLPRLVTHIREGHYDLVHTHLYRACLYGRVAARLAGVRAVVATEHSLGDTVIEGRPLTPAVRGLYLASERLGSATVAVSPTVAERLRAWGVPEHRVHVVANGIDVDRFRFDPAARAAARAALGLPEDAYVVGGVGRLVAGKRFDALIRAMAALPDDHRLLLVGGGPEEEPLRRLAAELGLTDRVVLAGERDQSSTDSGERDQSSTTPGERGGAAATPGERGGAATAPGERDGAAATSGERGGAAATSGRHTRTATAPREQGLPALLAAMDVLVSPSRSEAFGLAVIEGLAAGLPVLYVDCPAVEDLPQEAAPGAHRVGGSVTGLTDALRWGRRTGYGTDGGHQRPGPGVTRLPVPDAVRHYSITRSAAQLADVYGTALAGAGGSRPLHRSQGLLGARSS, encoded by the coding sequence GTGAAGGTCCTGCACATCATCACGGGCCTCGGTGTCGGCGGCGCCGAACAGCAACTGCGGCTGCTGGCGCCCAGGTTGCCCGCGCGCTGCGAGGTCGTCACGCTGACCAACCCCGGCCCCGTGGCGCGAGGGCTGCGGGAGGACGGCGTGCCCGTCACCCACCTCGGGATGGCGGGCAACAGGGACATCGGCTCCCTGCCCCGGCTCGTGACCCACATCAGGGAAGGCCACTACGACCTGGTCCACACCCACCTCTACCGCGCCTGCCTGTACGGAAGGGTCGCGGCCAGACTCGCGGGCGTACGCGCCGTCGTCGCCACGGAACACTCCCTCGGCGACACCGTCATCGAGGGCCGCCCCCTCACCCCGGCCGTACGCGGCCTCTACCTGGCGAGCGAACGGCTCGGTTCCGCCACGGTCGCCGTATCGCCGACGGTCGCCGAGCGGCTGCGCGCCTGGGGCGTACCCGAGCACCGCGTCCACGTGGTGGCGAACGGCATCGACGTGGACCGCTTCCGCTTCGACCCGGCCGCCCGCGCGGCGGCGCGCGCCGCCCTGGGACTGCCCGAGGACGCGTACGTCGTCGGCGGCGTCGGCAGACTCGTCGCGGGCAAACGCTTCGACGCCCTCATCAGGGCCATGGCGGCCCTCCCCGACGACCACCGGCTGCTGCTCGTCGGCGGTGGCCCCGAGGAGGAGCCGCTGCGCCGCCTCGCCGCCGAACTGGGCCTCACGGACCGGGTCGTCCTCGCGGGCGAGCGCGATCAGTCGTCCACCGATTCCGGTGAGCGAGATCAGTCGTCCACCACTCCCGGTGAGCGCGGCGGGGCGGCCGCCACTCCCGGCGAGCGCGGCGGGGCGGCCACCGCCCCCGGTGAGCGCGACGGGGCGGCCGCCACCTCCGGTGAGCGCGGCGGGGCGGCCGCCACCTCCGGCCGGCACACCCGGACGGCCACCGCCCCGCGCGAGCAGGGACTGCCCGCGCTGCTCGCCGCCATGGACGTACTGGTGTCGCCCTCGCGCTCGGAGGCGTTCGGCCTCGCCGTCATCGAGGGACTCGCCGCCGGGCTGCCCGTCCTCTACGTCGACTGCCCCGCAGTCGAGGACCTGCCGCAGGAGGCGGCTCCGGGCGCCCACCGGGTCGGCGGCTCGGTCACGGGGCTCACCGACGCCCTGCGCTGGGGCCGCAGGACCGGTTACGGCACGGACGGCGGCCACCAGCGTCCGGGGCCCGGCGTGACGCGGCTGCCCGTACCCGACGCCGTACGCCACTACAGCATCACCCGCAGCGCCGCACAGCTCGCCGACGTGTACGGCACGGCGCTCGCGGGGGCCGGCGGAAGCCGGCCACTCCACCGCAGCCAGGGACTCTTGGGAGCCAGATCCTCATGA
- a CDS encoding carboxylate--amine ligase: protein MSRLDTDVPAVLLRIDRNPFHHGTLGAARSLGRAGVAVHVVAEPGRSPVTRSRYVTATHRQPAPGAGHQEIGATLREVAAQVGERAVLIPMDDLGAVAAQRLPAPLAARFLQPDQPAGLCARVADKAELARVCAEAGIPHPPTELPGSAAEAVAGARRLGSPVIAKWTRPWLLPQGTGLRSTTVLRTAREAGELYARTAEAGSRLLLQEFLPQGPRLDWFFHGYADSGGGLAVSGAGLKERAWPPGAGLTAVGRWVPNPDIEETALRLVESLGYRGILDLDFRLDAATGAYHLLDFNPRPGAQFRLFTDPGGLDVVRALHLDLTGRAAPALTPVPERVFVVGNYALLSAAAAPRAARGHAPAPMGHGPGGAPSGGRERAWFAADDPAPALAMAVCFGLHLLRAAAGRLRRALARLRPGHRSPGRDAAPLTPSPRAPSPATPARAPETAAPRRTDDEKASSTSCTTWW, encoded by the coding sequence GTGTCGCGCCTCGACACCGACGTCCCCGCCGTCCTGCTCAGGATCGACAGAAACCCGTTCCACCACGGCACCTTGGGCGCCGCACGCTCACTCGGCAGGGCCGGTGTGGCCGTCCACGTCGTCGCCGAGCCCGGCCGCAGCCCGGTGACCCGTTCGCGCTACGTCACGGCGACGCACCGTCAGCCCGCCCCGGGCGCGGGGCACCAGGAGATCGGGGCGACCCTCCGCGAGGTCGCCGCGCAGGTCGGCGAACGCGCCGTGCTGATCCCCATGGACGACCTCGGGGCGGTCGCGGCGCAGCGGCTCCCCGCGCCGCTCGCCGCCCGCTTCCTCCAGCCGGACCAGCCCGCCGGGCTCTGCGCCCGCGTCGCCGACAAGGCCGAGCTGGCCAGGGTCTGCGCGGAAGCGGGCATCCCGCACCCGCCGACCGAACTGCCGGGAAGCGCGGCCGAGGCAGTCGCGGGCGCGCGCCGCCTCGGCTCCCCCGTCATCGCCAAATGGACCAGACCCTGGCTCCTGCCGCAGGGCACCGGGCTGCGCAGCACCACCGTCCTGCGCACCGCGAGGGAGGCGGGAGAGCTGTACGCCCGCACCGCCGAGGCGGGCAGCAGGCTGCTGCTCCAGGAGTTCCTGCCGCAGGGGCCACGGCTCGACTGGTTCTTCCACGGCTACGCCGACAGCGGGGGCGGCCTCGCGGTGAGCGGCGCGGGACTGAAGGAAAGGGCCTGGCCACCCGGTGCGGGACTCACCGCCGTCGGCCGCTGGGTCCCCAACCCCGACATCGAGGAGACCGCCCTGCGCCTGGTCGAGTCCCTCGGCTACCGGGGCATCCTCGACCTCGACTTCCGCCTCGACGCGGCGACCGGCGCCTACCACCTGCTCGACTTCAACCCGCGCCCCGGAGCACAGTTCAGGCTCTTCACCGACCCCGGCGGGCTCGACGTGGTCCGCGCCCTCCACCTGGACCTGACGGGCCGCGCCGCCCCCGCCCTCACCCCGGTGCCAGAACGGGTCTTCGTCGTCGGCAACTACGCGCTGCTCTCCGCCGCCGCCGCGCCCCGCGCCGCACGCGGCCACGCACCGGCGCCCATGGGCCACGGGCCCGGCGGGGCGCCGTCCGGCGGGCGCGAGCGCGCCTGGTTCGCCGCCGACGACCCGGCCCCCGCCCTCGCGATGGCGGTCTGCTTCGGCCTGCACCTCCTGCGCGCGGCGGCGGGACGGCTGCGGCGGGCCCTCGCCCGCCTGCGTCCCGGCCACCGGAGCCCCGGCCGGGACGCGGCGCCCCTGACCCCCTCTCCTCGTGCTCCATCCCCGGCCACCCCGGCCAGGGCCCCCGAGACAGCGGCGCCCCGGCGCACCGACGACGAGAAAGCGAGCAGCACCTCATGTACGACCTGGTGGTAG
- a CDS encoding polysaccharide deacetylase family protein, translating to MSVDAPAPAVPRGRRSRTGPAGRGPGPLRVLMYHSVSECRDDPYSVTVTPGRLERQLRLLRRQGLRGVSVDHLLRARAAGHGGRLVGLTFDDGYTDFTESALPLLHRYDCTATVFALPGRLGGDNAWDPLGPRKPLLTAEGLRLAVAEGMEVASHGLTHTDLTAADDALLRAETVDSRARLSELTGIEVRGFCYPYGTVDARAAEAVRAAGYSYACAIDPGPLTGPFALPRVHIGQRDTAARMLVKHHLHRFRRPTSLQPEGPRERSPEPQRERLRDRDRQQRPLPDPAPLPPARGTKAL from the coding sequence ATGTCCGTTGACGCCCCCGCCCCCGCCGTGCCGCGAGGCCGCCGTAGCAGAACAGGACCGGCAGGCCGCGGTCCCGGACCGCTGCGGGTCCTGATGTACCACTCGGTCTCCGAGTGCCGCGACGACCCCTACAGCGTGACCGTCACCCCAGGCCGCCTTGAGCGTCAACTCCGTCTGCTGCGCAGGCAGGGGTTGCGCGGAGTGAGCGTCGACCACCTGCTGCGGGCCCGCGCGGCGGGCCACGGCGGTCGCCTCGTGGGGCTCACCTTCGACGACGGGTACACCGACTTCACCGAATCGGCCCTGCCGCTCCTGCACCGCTACGACTGCACGGCGACGGTCTTCGCGCTGCCGGGGAGGCTCGGCGGTGACAACGCCTGGGACCCGCTCGGCCCGCGCAAACCGCTGCTCACCGCCGAGGGGCTGCGGCTCGCGGTGGCCGAGGGCATGGAGGTCGCCTCGCACGGCCTCACCCACACCGACCTGACCGCCGCCGACGACGCGCTGCTGCGCGCCGAGACCGTGGACAGCCGGGCGCGGCTCTCCGAACTCACCGGCATCGAGGTGCGCGGCTTCTGCTACCCGTACGGCACCGTCGACGCACGCGCCGCCGAGGCCGTCCGCGCGGCGGGCTACAGCTACGCCTGCGCCATCGACCCCGGCCCCCTCACGGGACCCTTCGCGCTGCCCCGCGTCCACATCGGCCAACGGGACACGGCCGCGCGGATGCTGGTCAAACACCACCTCCACCGATTCAGGCGGCCCACCTCGCTCCAGCCGGAGGGCCCGCGGGAACGCTCGCCGGAACCCCAGCGGGAACGCCTGCGGGACCGGGACCGCCAACAGCGGCCCCTGCCGGACCCCGCCCCGCTCCCGCCCGCACGAGGGACGAAGGCGCTGTGA
- a CDS encoding rodlin — protein sequence MKKFWASAAIAASVIGAAGAAAPQALAVGDDGHTTSLSGNGATQSYGNSATKGDMSPQLSLVEGSLNKPCIGLPLKANVGSLIGLVPITVQDVNVLSSPQNQQCTENSTQVKGDEPLSHLLDNIPVLSSNGAGNS from the coding sequence ATGAAGAAGTTCTGGGCGTCCGCGGCCATCGCGGCCTCCGTCATCGGCGCAGCCGGTGCCGCCGCTCCGCAGGCGCTCGCTGTCGGCGACGACGGCCACACCACTTCGCTGAGCGGCAACGGCGCCACGCAGTCGTACGGCAACTCCGCCACGAAGGGCGACATGAGCCCCCAGCTCAGCCTGGTCGAGGGCTCGCTGAACAAGCCCTGCATCGGCCTGCCGCTCAAGGCCAACGTCGGTTCCCTCATCGGCCTCGTGCCGATCACGGTCCAGGACGTCAACGTCCTCTCGTCGCCGCAGAACCAGCAGTGCACCGAGAACTCGACCCAGGTCAAGGGCGACGAGCCGCTCTCGCACCTCCTGGACAACATCCCGGTCCTGTCGTCCAACGGGGCCGGCAACAGCTGA